The DNA window TTTACAGTAAAGAGAATTTCATAAATTCCTCAATATATAGCTCCAGTTCTTTCGCCCGTTTTGGGGAATAGATGAGAAAGCCCTCTTCACGCGGACCTCTTTCAGATTCCGCGTATGGTATTTCGATGAGCTGCCCTGATTCCAGGAAGGAAGATGCAATCCGGGAGGGAAGGAAACCAACGCCGAGGCCGCCGAGAAGCATGTTCAGGAACAGAAAAATACGGTCGGTCTGATAGGGATAAATCCTGGCACGGTAAGTCAGCTCCAGCCAGGCGCAGAAGCTGTGGCTCCAGCGCATATCGATGAAGGGAAATTGTCCGGCCGTTTCGGGGGTAAAGCAGGGGCAGGGCAGTTCCAGCAGGGGGCTGGCGACAAGAATATATCGGCTGGACCAGAGCGTTCTGGTTTCCAGGAGCCTGTGCTGCGGAGCTTCAATCGTCACACCGAGATCGATAACGGAATCGATAACACTATTTGTGATTGCCATAGAATGCTCGCAGACAAGTTTCAGGGCGGTACGTGGGTGGTTACTGTGTATGACGCCGAGGAAGGGCTTCAGCGGAAACTGCCAGACGGAGTCCGGGGCGCCCAGTGTCAGAAAGGAGTTATACTTTTCCGACAGATGGAACAGCCGCTTACTTTCATCCTCGAGACCGGCAATACTTTCAGCGTATCTGAGGAAGAGATGCCCGCGGGCGGTGAGCTTGACGGAGGAGTTATTGCGATCAAAAAGAGTGCATCCCAGCTCACTTTCCAGGGATTTGATCCGGGCGGTGACGGCTGACTGGGAAATGTACAGCAGTTCCGCCGTCCGGCTGAAATTTTTTTCCTTTGCCACATACAGGAATGTTTTTATATCTTCGATATTCACGTTTGTACGCCTCCTTAGTTCCGCAGTTTCCATATTATTCTGCAGTTATTACGATAAATTAAAGGTATCAACTTTTCTGCGTTAAGTCAATAAAAGGTTATTGAAAAAATTGATTACTGTTCGCTAAATAATCAATTTTACATATAGTTGTAAAGGCATTATACTACAATTAAAGGCGGGAAACAAAATTAACAAAAAATTAACTTCAAAGATAATGTTACAAATCACGACTGATATTTCAAGAAACGTATTGCCGTTGGCGGCGCTGCGGTTTTGGGGCTGTGAATTGTAACAGGATCACTTCAGTAGATAGGAGGCTGAATTTGACAGCGTACTCTAAAATGGGATGCCGCAGAGCGTCCGCAACCCGCCTGCTTATTTTTCATCTCGCCTTTGCCGTTATATCAAATTGTGTCAATCCCGTCACTCCGGCTCTTTTTCTGGAACTGGGAATGCCGGATTATATGTTTGGCGTCGCTTTTGCCGCCATGGCAGGTGCATCCTTTTTGTTTTCCCCATTCTGGGGGAAGATGTGCCGGCGTATAGGAAGCACAAAAGTATTTGCATTGGGAATATTGCTGCACGCCGTTGCCCAGAGTTTCTTCAGCATTTCGGTGACCCAGACGGGCATTGTCCTCTGGAGAATGCTGGCCGGGGTGGCCTGCTCAGCCAGTACAGTAAGTACGATGTCCTATCTGATGGACGTGACGGAGGAAGCGGACAGGTACCGTTTCATGCTGTATCATTCGGCCATTGCCACCATCGGCTGCGCGGTGGGTTATTCCATCGGGGGAATGATCGGCACTTTTTCAATTATGCTGGTATTCAGGTTTCAGGTTACGGCAATGCTTGTATCCTTCGCCGCAATCTGTTTTACCTTAAGGGATCCGGAGCGGCCCGGGGCCCCGGCGGAGCAGCCGGGTAAGGGAAAAGAAAAGGCCGGAACCCTGCGGGTGTCTTCCCTGATTTTCCTTACGGCCGTATTTCTGTCCAGCTTTGCCACGACCGCTTACGATAATGCCTATAACTATTACGTGAAGGCGGCGCTCAATCTGCCGAATTACTACAACGGCCTGATCCGGGCCGGAATCGGAGTGATTGCGCTGGTGGTGGATTTTACGGTCGGACTCTGGATGATACGGAAGACAAATTCCAGAAAGACAATCATACCCGTTCTGATTTTATGCGCAGTCACATCGGGCATGGTTCCCTTTATCAAAAATGTATCATTTTACATAATGGGAAACTTTATTTTTTATGCATTCAATTCCCTGTACGTTCCAATGCAGCAGGCGCTTGTGACGGACGAGGGAGCTTCCGGGGACAGCGGGACTATATCGGGCTTGTTCACATCATTTTTGTTTGGTGGGAAAGTACTGGGAGCGCTTTTTGCAGGTTTTATTTACAGCATGGGGAATAAGCTGCCGTTTTTTATGGCTTCGGGATTCTTCTTTCTGTCGGCGGCCTTTGCCGTGATCAATTACCGGCAGAAATGCCGTAAAAATAAAAAAACAGATATTGCTGTCGGCAAATACAAAGTAGAGGGGAGGATTTATTGACAAAGGAAGTATTGATGGGGCAGACAGGTAAAATTCCATATGAGAAAAGAAAGGGGAAACTATGAAAGAGAAAAAGGAGAAGAAATTCAAACTGAAAGCGCCGAATCCGGTCATTATACTTGTGGTGATTATTTTATTGAGTGCAATTGCCACCTATGTCGTGCCGGCAGGTGTATTTGAGAGGGTGGAGGATGCCGTCACGGGGCGCATGGTTGTAGATCCCACGACATTCCACTATGTAACACAAAATCCAGTTAAACCGTTCGACATTTTTATGTCCCTGACACTGGGACTTCAGAAATCGGGAGATGTCATCTTTTTCCTGCTCATCATCGGCGGAGCCTTCGGCGTTATGGACGCGACGGGAGCGATCAAAACCGGGATGGGAAATATGGTCCGCAAGATGTCGGGAAAAGAAATCCTGCTGATTCCGGTCTGTATGACGGTATTTGGCCTGGGTTCCTGTTTTGCAGCCAATTTTGAAGAGTTCCTGGCTTTTGTACCTCTTGTAATTGCCGTATGTCTGGCAATGGGATTTGACTCGATCACCGCCATTGGAATGGTTTACGGCGCGGCCGGAGCCGGTTACGCCGGAGGATGTACGAATCCATTTACCGTAGGCGTGGCCCAGGGGATTGCCGGTCTTCCGATGTTTTCCGGTTTTGGGCTCAGGATGGCAGCTTTTATCGCCCTGCTGGCGGTCAGCATCGCTTATGTGACCTGGTACGGAATGCGGGTCAGAAAAAATCCGGAACGCAGCGATATGTACGGCGTGGATATGGGGGAACAGATCAGCATAGACGTCAATGATATTCCGACGCTGACCACCCGCCATAAGCTCGTTCTGCTCACCTTTGTCGGCGGAATTGTGGCATTGATTGTCGGCGTTATCAAGTTTGGTTTTTATATTGATGAACTGGCCGCTATTTTCCTGATTGTTGCAATACTTTCCGGAATTTTCGGAGGTTTGAGGCCGGGAAAGATTGCGGATGAATTTATAAAAGGATGCGGAAACCTGCTTTATGCATGCCTGATGATCGGCCTCTGCAGCGCGGCTACGCTGATTCTTCAGAATGCAAGCATACTCGACACAATCATTAACTTCCTGGCCGGGCTTTTAAGGGGACTTCCGGCAAGTCTCAGCGCCTGCGGCATGTTTATTGTCCAGGATATCATCAATGTATTGATTCCTTCCGGTTCCGGCCAGGCGGCGGTTACAATGCCAATCATGGCTCCTCTGGCGGATCTGATCGGCGTAACGCGTCAGACGGCGGTACTGGCATTCCAGTTTGGAGATTCTTTTACCAACATCGTGGCGCCGACCTGCGGCACCATCATGGCGGCTCTGGCAATGGGAAAGATTTCTTTTGGAAAATGGATTAAATTTATGGCCCCCATGTTCTTTATGTGGTGGGCGGTTGCTTTTGTATTTCTGATTTATGCGGCAACGGTTGGTTACGGGCCGTTTTAATGCGCTCTAATAGAAAAACAGGAAAGATACATGAAGGAGGAATAACCTGATGAAGATAGATTTTCGCCATGAGGCGCAGGAGATATCGGAGGAAATTGTCAGCTGGCGCAGAGACCTGCATAAAATCCCTGAGATTGGCCTGGTTCTTCCGCAGACGGTCTGCTATGTAAAAGAACGTCTGGAAGAGATGGGAATTGCTTACCGGACTTACGAAGGCCACTCCGGTATCACGGTGGATCTTGGGAGAGGCGGAGGCAGGGCAATTGCAATCCGGGCCGATATGGACGGCCTTCCGATGAGGGAGGAGACAGGTCTTCCGTTTACATCCACTAATGAAAACATGCATGCCTGCGGCCATGACGCCCATACGGCAATTCTGCTGGGCGCGGCAAAAATGCTGAAGGCCCATGAGGAAATGATACCGGGCCTTGTCAGGCTTATCTTCCAGCCGGGGGAGGAATTCCCGGGCGGGGCCGAACCCATGGTAAAGGACGGCGTGCTGGAAAATCCGAAGATGGATTATATCCTGGCTCTGCATGTGTCGAATAAGGGGAAAGATTACATAAACGGGGACGTGGTAGTAAGCTATGGGAACACCAGCGCGTCCGATGAACAGCTCTATCTGACCATAAAAGGAAAGGGCGGCCATGGAGCCAGCCCGGATCTGTGCATTGATCCCATCGCCATTGCCACCCTGGTGATCAATAACCTGCAGTATATTATCAGCCGTGAGGTATCGCCATTCAACTCTTCCGTGATCACCATTGCAACCGTAAAGGCAGGCAATGGGGCGAATAATATTATTCCCGATACGGCCGAGGTAATCGGCACGGTGAGAAATGTGGATTTAGAGTCCAGAAATTATGTAATAACGCGGATCCGGGAGATCGTGGATCATACGGTGAAGGCCATGAGAGGAGACTACGACCTGGAATTTAAGTATCCCTATCCTCCTCTTGTCAATGACAGGAGAGTAGTGGAGCGGTTTCTGGATGCAGCCGACCGGGTGCTGGGGGAAGGCCATACCCATATTATGGCCCGCCCGGAGATGGGAGGGGAGGATGCGGCGTTTTTCTTCCAGAAAGTTCCGGGGTGCTATTTTTACCTGCAGTGCCCGATGAAAAGCGAGATCGACGGTAAGGCATACGGGGTTCACAATTCGCGGTTCCGACTGGATGAGACGGTCCTGTTTCTGGGGGCTGCCCTGTTTGCGGAGACGGCGTTTGAACTGTTGGAGGATGAGGCCGGATAATGGCCGGGAAGGAGAACTTTGGAAAAATATAA is part of the [Clostridium] symbiosum genome and encodes:
- a CDS encoding M20 family metallopeptidase, translated to MKIDFRHEAQEISEEIVSWRRDLHKIPEIGLVLPQTVCYVKERLEEMGIAYRTYEGHSGITVDLGRGGGRAIAIRADMDGLPMREETGLPFTSTNENMHACGHDAHTAILLGAAKMLKAHEEMIPGLVRLIFQPGEEFPGGAEPMVKDGVLENPKMDYILALHVSNKGKDYINGDVVVSYGNTSASDEQLYLTIKGKGGHGASPDLCIDPIAIATLVINNLQYIISREVSPFNSSVITIATVKAGNGANNIIPDTAEVIGTVRNVDLESRNYVITRIREIVDHTVKAMRGDYDLEFKYPYPPLVNDRRVVERFLDAADRVLGEGHTHIMARPEMGGEDAAFFFQKVPGCYFYLQCPMKSEIDGKAYGVHNSRFRLDETVLFLGAALFAETAFELLEDEAG
- a CDS encoding MFS transporter, which produces MTAYSKMGCRRASATRLLIFHLAFAVISNCVNPVTPALFLELGMPDYMFGVAFAAMAGASFLFSPFWGKMCRRIGSTKVFALGILLHAVAQSFFSISVTQTGIVLWRMLAGVACSASTVSTMSYLMDVTEEADRYRFMLYHSAIATIGCAVGYSIGGMIGTFSIMLVFRFQVTAMLVSFAAICFTLRDPERPGAPAEQPGKGKEKAGTLRVSSLIFLTAVFLSSFATTAYDNAYNYYVKAALNLPNYYNGLIRAGIGVIALVVDFTVGLWMIRKTNSRKTIIPVLILCAVTSGMVPFIKNVSFYIMGNFIFYAFNSLYVPMQQALVTDEGASGDSGTISGLFTSFLFGGKVLGALFAGFIYSMGNKLPFFMASGFFFLSAAFAVINYRQKCRKNKKTDIAVGKYKVEGRIY
- a CDS encoding AbgT family transporter, coding for MKEKKEKKFKLKAPNPVIILVVIILLSAIATYVVPAGVFERVEDAVTGRMVVDPTTFHYVTQNPVKPFDIFMSLTLGLQKSGDVIFFLLIIGGAFGVMDATGAIKTGMGNMVRKMSGKEILLIPVCMTVFGLGSCFAANFEEFLAFVPLVIAVCLAMGFDSITAIGMVYGAAGAGYAGGCTNPFTVGVAQGIAGLPMFSGFGLRMAAFIALLAVSIAYVTWYGMRVRKNPERSDMYGVDMGEQISIDVNDIPTLTTRHKLVLLTFVGGIVALIVGVIKFGFYIDELAAIFLIVAILSGIFGGLRPGKIADEFIKGCGNLLYACLMIGLCSAATLILQNASILDTIINFLAGLLRGLPASLSACGMFIVQDIINVLIPSGSGQAAVTMPIMAPLADLIGVTRQTAVLAFQFGDSFTNIVAPTCGTIMAALAMGKISFGKWIKFMAPMFFMWWAVAFVFLIYAATVGYGPF
- a CDS encoding LysR family transcriptional regulator, producing MNIEDIKTFLYVAKEKNFSRTAELLYISQSAVTARIKSLESELGCTLFDRNNSSVKLTARGHLFLRYAESIAGLEDESKRLFHLSEKYNSFLTLGAPDSVWQFPLKPFLGVIHSNHPRTALKLVCEHSMAITNSVIDSVIDLGVTIEAPQHRLLETRTLWSSRYILVASPLLELPCPCFTPETAGQFPFIDMRWSHSFCAWLELTYRARIYPYQTDRIFLFLNMLLGGLGVGFLPSRIASSFLESGQLIEIPYAESERGPREEGFLIYSPKRAKELELYIEEFMKFSLL